A portion of the Daphnia magna isolate NIES linkage group LG4, ASM2063170v1.1, whole genome shotgun sequence genome contains these proteins:
- the LOC116921370 gene encoding zinc finger protein 235 isoform X2, translated as MASRSDEEILKIGKIPVDKTAVFLCDLQEKFRPAMLHFSEVVSNAKKLVESTKILGIPLIVTEQYPQGLGRTVSEIDIQHALGIIPKTKFSMVIPEVENIIKTSCGGQLKCAILFGVEAHVCVEQTAMDLISSGITVHIVADATTSRTQEDRLLALERLRQIGCFVSTSENVIYKLIGDKNHPKFNEIRPLIKDTTVETGLVSKMNKPAGTKLTWQFKLELAHSILIKLSTNGRLHMQWETICDLVKELISLKGDSNIFGSKSRTQSSKERDEIGKMLKNGIELDHRAVAHKVSKAEKSCSTCGKLFKRPQDLRRHLRIHDEASSYLCEACGKGYRSLDGLSYHKALKHPPSETTDPCDSSQSLGCSECTKCFANPIQLKVHLKNSHQRAKSVYTCDICIPTTTFQRIDVFKNHMSLHEKAKPFTCSICDKTFSRRSNLQSHARTHDATAALQYQCANCSKKFYSKKKLGSHVSECLSRKTCSLCKFFCQQEADMTEHTKKTHPADYAMREVFGQTLEELN; from the exons ATGGCTTCAAGGAGCGACGAAGAAATTCTAAAAATCGGCAAAATACCGGTAGACAAAACTGCGGTCTTCTTGTGTGATTTGCAAGAGAAGTTCCGTCCAGCGATGCTCCACTTTTCGGAAGTGGTGTCGAATGCCAAAAAACTA gtGGAATCAACCAAAATATTAGGCATACCACTTATAGTAACTGAACAATATCCGCAGGGATTAGGAAGAACTGTCAGTGAAATTGACATTCAACATGCACTTGGTATAATCCCTAAAACAAAGTTTAGTATGGTTATCCCTGAAGTTGAGAACATTATAAAAACATCATGTGGTGGGCAATTGAAATGTGCTATTCTTTTTGGAGTTGAG GCACATGTATGTGTTGAGCAAACTGCAATGGATTTAATAAGcagtggtatcacagtgcacaTTGTTGCTGATGCCACAACTTCCCGAACTCAAGAAGACAGGTTGCTAGCCCTGGAG AGATTAAGGCAAATAGGTTGCTTTGTTTCCACAAGTGAAAATGTAATTTACAAACTCATTGGAGACAAAAACCATCCTAAATTTAATGAAATTCGTCCACTTATCAAAGACACAACAGTAGAAACTGGTTTGGTGTCCAAAAT GAATAAGCCTGCAGGTACCAAACTTACTTGGCAGTTCAAATTAGAACTTGCACATTCAATTCTCATAAAG CTGTCAACTAATGGACGTCTCCATATGCAATGGGAAACGATCTGCGATTTGGTGAAAGAACTGATTTCTTTGAAAGGTGACTCTAATATCTTTGGAAGC AAATCAAGGACACAGTCCAGTAAAGAACGTGACGAAATTGGAAAGATGTTGAAAAATGGCATTGAACTGGACCATCGAGCTGTTGCACATAAAGTGTCTAAGGCAGAGAAAAGCTGTTCTACCTGCGGAAAGTTATTCAAACGGCCTCAAGATCTCAGGCGTCACTTAAGGATTCACGACGAGGCATCCAGTTATTTATGTGAGGCGTGTGGAAAGGGTTATCGTAGCCTCGATGGACTGAGTTACCACAAGGCATTGAAGCATCCTCCGTCTGAAACTACCGACCCGTGTGATTCATCTCAGTCTCTAGGGTGCTCGGAATGCACCAAGTGCTTTGCTAACCCTATCCAGCTGAAAGttcatttgaaaaacagcCATCAGAGGGCCAAGTCAGTATATACATGTGACATCTGCATTCCGACGACAACCTTCCAACGCAtagatgtttttaaaaatcacaTGTCATTGCATGAAAAGGCCAAACCTTTCACGTGTTCGATTTGCGATAAAACTTTCTCGAGGCGCTCCAACCTTCAATCACACGCCCGCACCCATGATGCTACTGCTGCTCTGCAATACCAGTGCGCTAATTGTTCGAAGAAATTCTATTCGAAGAAAAAGTTGGGTTCACACGTTTCCGAGTGTTTGTCTAGGAAAACCTGTTCtctttgtaaatttttttgccagcaAGAAGCAGACATGACAgaacacacgaaaaaaacaCATCCAGCAGATTATGCAATGCGAGAAGTGTTTGGTCAAACTCTCGAGGAATTGAACTAG
- the LOC116921365 gene encoding tuftelin-interacting protein 11 isoform X2 produces the protein MANEEEMESFDVSERDLYDAFQPGQRRFRKMTKNQQIYGVFDEDEEENPRSSSSSKRQNFSKSSASKDYTAPVDFVKGGIQEGSKKEKIPEKNKLFSYSESEEEEDSSIGFGGRGQTKGKLSQEKEGKKQPRKMFERFNKDSKTPGSGDLGEWEKHTKGIGAKLLFQMGYQPGKGLGKSLQGRSEPVEAQVRKGRGAIGIYGSERKNESAKKQASDDEEEKEYKKNLAHWRKDLVEPSSKKKKVQYLYRTTEEVIEEMSKSGVHRMAREYSEISKAKVIDMTGREQRILQGYSALRTKKTEEPNDTETVAGIKKDKFQLEKLCYNLDTLVDLCEHEIIQNAKELSYNQDQIVAMEAQMKTMSVEVSKEITRMEMLTAMLGVLEQLEIKQAANELTLDYLWEQIRNLEQSYPEEYVSSDLANVTLTYLIPLMKLRLSTYWRPLDSKSTDEACRLIFQRWRPILEFCNKTQTNRGGIIRNDSRMDPYHGLLWHAWMPAFRGLVGQWTCKNADPMVDLIESWEQILPNWIMENILDQLILPRIQKEVDSWNPLTDLIPIHAWIHPWLPRLGSKLEIVYPNIRHKMSQALVAWSPSDQSARSVLLPWVPVFSKGSMDAFLIKNILPKLQIAITKWDINPSRQELDVWHWIMNWKDLMPVQSLVQLLVSNFFPKWLQVLVAWLNHHPNYEEIVVWYTGWKALFPPEIAQNPAIQEQFTRALDLMNRSLAVGGQVDFTPPPVPVMTPLVAAPLPTVAETVVPHGFRELVEYRCAQQGILCIPLVNRFQAGRPIFRVGNVLCYFDRQVVFVLVNGVWTPVTAQQLLDMAVL, from the exons ATGGctaacgaagaagaaatggaGAGTTTTGATGTGTCGGAGAGAGATTTGTACGACGCTTTTCAGCCTGGCCAGCGTCGTTTTAGGAAGATGACAAAAAATCAGCAGATATATGGCGTAtttgatgaagatgaagaagaaaatcctCGTTCGTCGTCATCGTCCAAACgccaaaatttttctaaatcttCGGCAAGTAAAGACTATACAGCACCGGTTGATTTTGTCAAAGGTGGTATTCAAGAAGGCtcaaaaaaggagaaaatcccagaaaaaaacaagctTTTTTCATATTCTGAGAG tgaggaggaggaggattCCTCAATAGGTTTTGGTGGGCGCGGCCAGACAAAAGGGAAACTGtcccaagaaaaagaaggaaaaaaacaacctaGAAAAATGTTTGAGAGGTTTAACAAAGACTCAAAAACTCCTGGCTCCGGTGATCTTGGTGAATGGGAAAAACATACGAAAGGCATTGGTGCTAAACTTCTGTTTCAG ATGGGCTACCAACCAGGTAAAGGTCTTGGAAAAAGTTTACAAGGACGAAGTGAACCCGTTGAAGCTCAAGTCCGCAAAGGAAGAGGAGCAATtg GTATCTACGGGTCTGAGCGAAAAAATGAATCTGCCAAGAAACAAGCGTCGGATGACGAAGAGGAAAAAGAGTACAAGAAAAACTTGGCTCACTGGCGAAAAG atttGGTAGAGCCATCCtctaaaaagaagaaggttCAATATTTATATAGAACTACGGAAGAGGTAATCGAAGAAATGTCAAAAAGTGGTGTTCATAGAATGGCGCGTGAATACAG TGAAATTTCCAAAGCGAAAGTTATCGATATGACTGGTCGAGAACAACGCATACTTCAAGGCTATAGCGCACTGAGAACCAAGAAAACCGAAGAGCCAAACGACACCGAAACCGTTGCAGGAATTAAAAAAGACAAGTTTCAACTTGAAAAACTGTGTTACAATTTGGACACTCTGGTGGACCTTTGTGAACAT GAAATCATTCAGAACGCCAAAGAACTGTCATACAACCAAGATCAAATAGTGGCTATGGAGGCACAGATGAAAACCATGAGTGTTGAGGTTTCTAAAGAAATTACCCGTATGGAAATGCTTACTGCAATGCTGGGAGTTTTGGAGCAGCTTGAAATTAAACAAGCCGCAAACGAGCTAACTTTAGACTACCTCTGGGAACAGATAAGAAATTTGGAACAAAGCTATCCGGAAGAATATGTTTCATCTGATCTAGCCAACGTTACCCTGACTTATCTCATTCCACTAATGAAGTTACGTCTGTCTACCTACTGGCGTCCGTTGGATTCGAAATCTACAGATGAGGCTTGtcgtttaatttttcaacGATGGAGACCTATTCTAGAATTTTGCAACAAAACTCAGACTAACAG GGGTGGTATTATTAGAAATGACAGTCGGATGGATCCTTATCATGGTTTATTATGGCATGCCTGGATGCCTGCATTCCGGGGGCTTGTGGGGCAGTGGACTTGCAAAAATGCAGACCCAATGGTTGACTTGATTGAGTCTTGGGAACAAATTTTACCAAACTGGATCATGGAGAATATTTTGGATCAACTAATTCTCCCTAGAATACAAAAAGAGGTAGACAGCTGGAATCCATTGACCGATCTTATTCCCATTCATGCATGGATACATCCTTGGCTTCCACGGCTGG GTTCGAAACTGGAAATCGTATACCCCAACATTCGGCATAAAATGTCTCAAGCCTTGGTGGCTTGGTCACCTTCCGACCAATCTGCGCG GTCCGTTTTATTACCGTGGGTTCCAGTCTTCTCTAAAGGTTCCATGGATGCTTTTCTTATTAAGAATATTTTACCAAAGTTACAAATTGCCATCACAAAGTGGGATATTAATCCCAGTCGACAAGAATTAG ATGTCTGGCATTGGATTATGAACTGGAAAGATCTCATGCCTGTACAGAGTCTTGTCCAGCTACTTGT TTCAAACTTTTTCCCGAAGTGGTTACAG GTTTTGGTTGCTTGGCTCAACCACCATCCAAACTATGAAGAAATTGTTGTTTGGTATACCGGTTGGAAGGCCTTGTTTCCTCCAGAAATTGCGCAAAACCCCGCTATTCAAG aacaattcacTAGGGCGCTGGATTTAATGAACCGTTCTTTGGCGGTCGGAGGTCAAGTGGATTTCACGCCGCCACCAGTACCGGTTATGACTCCTTTAGTAGCTGCTCCACTTCCCACAGTGGCTGAAACTGTAGTACCGCATGGCTTTCGTGAACTTGTTGAATATCGTTGCGCACAGCAAGGGATCTTATGCATTCCTCTCGTCAATCGATTTCAAGCTGGAAGGCCAATTTTCCGCGTTGGAAATGTTCTTTGCTATTTCGACCGACAG GTTGTATTCGTTTTGGTCAATGGTGTATGGACCCCTGTGACAGCCCAGCAGTTATTGGATATGGCAGTATTGTAA
- the LOC116921373 gene encoding mediator of RNA polymerase II transcription subunit 4 codes for MTSHKSTREVLLTCIDDIEIIAKELLDNLIAQKQQKPVSAEHSQLVELVLQKDTDLKATLKLAEEQGVLQQKVVALETEVERHDIEIRNLQKQLKEAEQLLATAIFQAKQKLQAIAKANSRPVNSEELIKFAHRISASNAVCAPLNWQQGDLRRPYPTDIEMRLGFLGRLGEMNVNGHISFPELLHRPNHSMQQGSSVPNSQAGTYSWLSQNDLQMPGLSVSHLGVGGGMDHKTPKKENEDVDVMSTDSSSSSSSDSQ; via the exons ATGACTTCCCACAAGAGCACAAGAGAGGTTTTACTTACTTGCATCGATGACATAGAAATCATCGCCAA AGAGCTTTTAGACAACTTGATAGCTCAAAAGCAGCAGAAACCTGTGAGTGCTGAACATTCTCAACTTGTAGAATTAGTTCTTCAGAAAGACACAGATCTGAAAGCAACATTGAAG CTGGCAGAAGAACAAGGTGTTTTGCAGCAAAAAGTGGTTGCTTTAGAGACAGAAGTTGAAAGGCATGACATTGAGATACGGAATCTTCAAAAACAGCTCAAAGAAGCAGAACAGTTACTg GCAACTGCAATATTTCAGGCCAAACAAAAGCTTCAAGCCATTGCCAAGGCGAACAGCAGACCGGTAAACTCGGAGGAGTTGATCAAATTTGCCCACAGAATATCGGCATCCAACGCTGTGTGTGCTCCACTAAATTGGCAACAGGGGGATTTACGCAGGCCATATCCAACAG ATATCGAAATGCGGCTAGGGTTTTTGGGTCGCCTCGGCGAAATGAATGTCAATGGGCATATAAGTTTCCCTGAGCTATTGCACCGCCCCAATCATTCCATGCAGCAGGGATCTTCCGTTCCCAACTCTCAGGCAGGCACCTACAGTTGGTTGTCTCAAAATGACCTACAGATGCCTGGTTTGTCTGTCTCACACCTGGGTGTGGGGGGTGGAATGGATCATAAAACtcccaaaaaggaaaatgaagatGTGGACGTGATGTCCACGGATTCAAGTAGCAGTTCGTCTTCGGATTCTcaataa
- the LOC116921374 gene encoding beta carbonic anhydrase 1, whose protein sequence is MDKILKGILKYRKTYRAEMVEQFKQVADRPEPKAVFFTCMDSRMLPTRFTQTDVGDMFIVRNAGNLVPHSRLYGVDSATTEPAALELGCIVNNVKHMVVCGHSDCKAMNLLYSFKKGIETNMRTLERSPLKAWLHRHGSSSLTKFERLEMHGFQEPLTFPMDGPFRQFVAYIDPDNKFSLTDKLSQLNTLQQLQHIASYSFIQSAINSGRVHLHALWFDIYTGDIYVFSRKQKRFVEISEDTSDYLLDEIREYFV, encoded by the exons ATggacaaaatattaaaaggTATCCTTAAATACAGGAAAACATACCGAGCTGAGATGGTAGAGCAATTTAAGCAAGTTGCTGATCGACCCGAG CCTAAAGCTGTGTTTTTCACATGTATGGACAGCAGAATGCTTCCCACCCGATTTACACAAACAGATGTTGGTGATATGTTTATAG TTAGAAATGCTGGCAACCTGGTTCCTCATTCAAGACTTTATGGGGTTGATTCAGCCACCACCGAACCAGCAGCCTTGGAGTTGGGGTGCATTGTTAATAATGTAAAGCACATGGTTGTTTGTGGACACTCAGATTGCAAG GCCATGAATCTCTTatatagttttaaaaagggaATTGAGACTAATATGAGGACCTTAGAAAGATCTCCACTTAAGGCTTGGCTTCACCGTCATGGCAGCAGTTCTTTAACCAAATTTGAGAGGTTAGAGATGCATGGTTTTCAAGAGCCATTAACTTTTCCAATGGATGGACCATTCAGGCAATTTGTTGCCTACATTGATCCTGACAATAAATTTAGCCTTACAGATAAGCTGTCACAG CTCAATACATTGCAACAGCTTCAACACATTGCCAGCTATAGCTTCATCCAAAGTGCCATAAATTCGGGACGAGTGCACCTACACGC GTTGTGGTTCGACATTTACACCGGTGATATCTACGTTTTCAGCCGGAAGCAAAAACGGTTCGTGGAAATCAGTGAAGACACGTCCGACTACTTGTTGGACGAAATACGCGAATATTTTGTTTAA
- the LOC116921381 gene encoding uncharacterized protein LOC116921381 → MLGDDDWLGKFIEDYKVKLAEEKRELYSTHVNTTDDRQQEQHDSSSPLAASKEKSKITVPSKSGQFDQEKISFSEQPADGVRNSDHSDAVERKKKQEEYHRILDQQLAEHKQRKEEELQRRRREETDDFGMTSNLNTDHRSFAIRSPSPPIKSHYRKPVQVRVPSRPLAAEGDNHQRLSDLTELRQLYSNR, encoded by the exons ATGTTGGGCGACGACGATTGGCTTGGAAAGTTTATCGAGGATTACAAGGTGAAATTAGCCGAAGAAAAACGTGAACTTTACTCGACTCATGTCAATACGACAGATGACAGACAACAG GAGCAGCATGATTCTTCTTCTCCGTTAGCTGCATccaaggaaaaatcaaaaataacaGTTCCATCAAAATCTGGGCAATTTGATCAAGAGAAAATAAGTTTCTCTGAACAACCTGCAG ACGGAGTGAGAAATTCAGACCATAGCGACGCAGTCGAgcgcaaaaagaaacaagaagaatACCACCGCATTCTCGATCAACAGCTCGCTGAacataaacaaagaaaagaggaagaaTTGCAGAGACGGAGACGAGAAGAGACTGATGACTTTGGAATGACTTCTAATCTCAATACTG ATCACCGTTCATTTGCGATTCGATCTCCATCGCCACCGATCAAATCTCATTATCGGAAGCCGGTGCAAGTTCGAGTGCCCTCCCGACCGTTGGCAGCAGAAGGTGACAACCATCAACGATTGAGCGATTTGACTGAGCTTCGGCAGCTGTACAGCAATCGATGA
- the LOC116921370 gene encoding zinc finger protein 577 isoform X1, with translation MASRSDEEILKIGKIPVDKTAVFLCDLQEKFRPAMLHFSEVVSNAKKLVESTKILGIPLIVTEQYPQGLGRTVSEIDIQHALGIIPKTKFSMVIPEVENIIKTSCGGQLKCAILFGVEAHVCVEQTAMDLISSGITVHIVADATTSRTQEDRLLALERLRQIGCFVSTSENVIYKLIGDKNHPKFNEIRPLIKDTTVETGLVSKIVLVVNNRNKPAGTKLTWQFKLELAHSILIKLSTNGRLHMQWETICDLVKELISLKGDSNIFGSKSRTQSSKERDEIGKMLKNGIELDHRAVAHKVSKAEKSCSTCGKLFKRPQDLRRHLRIHDEASSYLCEACGKGYRSLDGLSYHKALKHPPSETTDPCDSSQSLGCSECTKCFANPIQLKVHLKNSHQRAKSVYTCDICIPTTTFQRIDVFKNHMSLHEKAKPFTCSICDKTFSRRSNLQSHARTHDATAALQYQCANCSKKFYSKKKLGSHVSECLSRKTCSLCKFFCQQEADMTEHTKKTHPADYAMREVFGQTLEELN, from the exons ATGGCTTCAAGGAGCGACGAAGAAATTCTAAAAATCGGCAAAATACCGGTAGACAAAACTGCGGTCTTCTTGTGTGATTTGCAAGAGAAGTTCCGTCCAGCGATGCTCCACTTTTCGGAAGTGGTGTCGAATGCCAAAAAACTA gtGGAATCAACCAAAATATTAGGCATACCACTTATAGTAACTGAACAATATCCGCAGGGATTAGGAAGAACTGTCAGTGAAATTGACATTCAACATGCACTTGGTATAATCCCTAAAACAAAGTTTAGTATGGTTATCCCTGAAGTTGAGAACATTATAAAAACATCATGTGGTGGGCAATTGAAATGTGCTATTCTTTTTGGAGTTGAG GCACATGTATGTGTTGAGCAAACTGCAATGGATTTAATAAGcagtggtatcacagtgcacaTTGTTGCTGATGCCACAACTTCCCGAACTCAAGAAGACAGGTTGCTAGCCCTGGAG AGATTAAGGCAAATAGGTTGCTTTGTTTCCACAAGTGAAAATGTAATTTACAAACTCATTGGAGACAAAAACCATCCTAAATTTAATGAAATTCGTCCACTTATCAAAGACACAACAGTAGAAACTGGTTTGGTGTCCAAAAT AGTTCTTGTTGTAAATAATAGGAATAAGCCTGCAGGTACCAAACTTACTTGGCAGTTCAAATTAGAACTTGCACATTCAATTCTCATAAAG CTGTCAACTAATGGACGTCTCCATATGCAATGGGAAACGATCTGCGATTTGGTGAAAGAACTGATTTCTTTGAAAGGTGACTCTAATATCTTTGGAAGC AAATCAAGGACACAGTCCAGTAAAGAACGTGACGAAATTGGAAAGATGTTGAAAAATGGCATTGAACTGGACCATCGAGCTGTTGCACATAAAGTGTCTAAGGCAGAGAAAAGCTGTTCTACCTGCGGAAAGTTATTCAAACGGCCTCAAGATCTCAGGCGTCACTTAAGGATTCACGACGAGGCATCCAGTTATTTATGTGAGGCGTGTGGAAAGGGTTATCGTAGCCTCGATGGACTGAGTTACCACAAGGCATTGAAGCATCCTCCGTCTGAAACTACCGACCCGTGTGATTCATCTCAGTCTCTAGGGTGCTCGGAATGCACCAAGTGCTTTGCTAACCCTATCCAGCTGAAAGttcatttgaaaaacagcCATCAGAGGGCCAAGTCAGTATATACATGTGACATCTGCATTCCGACGACAACCTTCCAACGCAtagatgtttttaaaaatcacaTGTCATTGCATGAAAAGGCCAAACCTTTCACGTGTTCGATTTGCGATAAAACTTTCTCGAGGCGCTCCAACCTTCAATCACACGCCCGCACCCATGATGCTACTGCTGCTCTGCAATACCAGTGCGCTAATTGTTCGAAGAAATTCTATTCGAAGAAAAAGTTGGGTTCACACGTTTCCGAGTGTTTGTCTAGGAAAACCTGTTCtctttgtaaatttttttgccagcaAGAAGCAGACATGACAgaacacacgaaaaaaacaCATCCAGCAGATTATGCAATGCGAGAAGTGTTTGGTCAAACTCTCGAGGAATTGAACTAG
- the LOC116921365 gene encoding tuftelin-interacting protein 11 isoform X1, which translates to MANEEEMESFDVSERDLYDAFQPGQRRFRKMTKNQQIYGVFDEDEEENPRSSSSSKRQNFSKSSASKDYTAPVDFVKGGIQEGSKKEKIPEKNKLFSYSESEEEEDSSIGFGGRGQTKGKLSQEKEGKKQPRKMFERFNKDSKTPGSGDLGEWEKHTKGIGAKLLFQMGYQPGKGLGKSLQGRSEPVEAQVRKGRGAIGIYGSERKNESAKKQASDDEEEKEYKKNLAHWRKDLVEPSSKKKKVQYLYRTTEEVIEEMSKSGVHRMAREYSEISKAKVIDMTGREQRILQGYSALRTKKTEEPNDTETVAGIKKDKFQLEKLCYNLDTLVDLCEHEIIQNAKELSYNQDQIVAMEAQMKTMSVEVSKEITRMEMLTAMLGVLEQLEIKQAANELTLDYLWEQIRNLEQSYPEEYVSSDLANVTLTYLIPLMKLRLSTYWRPLDSKSTDEACRLIFQRWRPILEFCNKTQTNSRGGIIRNDSRMDPYHGLLWHAWMPAFRGLVGQWTCKNADPMVDLIESWEQILPNWIMENILDQLILPRIQKEVDSWNPLTDLIPIHAWIHPWLPRLGSKLEIVYPNIRHKMSQALVAWSPSDQSARSVLLPWVPVFSKGSMDAFLIKNILPKLQIAITKWDINPSRQELDVWHWIMNWKDLMPVQSLVQLLVSNFFPKWLQVLVAWLNHHPNYEEIVVWYTGWKALFPPEIAQNPAIQEQFTRALDLMNRSLAVGGQVDFTPPPVPVMTPLVAAPLPTVAETVVPHGFRELVEYRCAQQGILCIPLVNRFQAGRPIFRVGNVLCYFDRQVVFVLVNGVWTPVTAQQLLDMAVL; encoded by the exons ATGGctaacgaagaagaaatggaGAGTTTTGATGTGTCGGAGAGAGATTTGTACGACGCTTTTCAGCCTGGCCAGCGTCGTTTTAGGAAGATGACAAAAAATCAGCAGATATATGGCGTAtttgatgaagatgaagaagaaaatcctCGTTCGTCGTCATCGTCCAAACgccaaaatttttctaaatcttCGGCAAGTAAAGACTATACAGCACCGGTTGATTTTGTCAAAGGTGGTATTCAAGAAGGCtcaaaaaaggagaaaatcccagaaaaaaacaagctTTTTTCATATTCTGAGAG tgaggaggaggaggattCCTCAATAGGTTTTGGTGGGCGCGGCCAGACAAAAGGGAAACTGtcccaagaaaaagaaggaaaaaaacaacctaGAAAAATGTTTGAGAGGTTTAACAAAGACTCAAAAACTCCTGGCTCCGGTGATCTTGGTGAATGGGAAAAACATACGAAAGGCATTGGTGCTAAACTTCTGTTTCAG ATGGGCTACCAACCAGGTAAAGGTCTTGGAAAAAGTTTACAAGGACGAAGTGAACCCGTTGAAGCTCAAGTCCGCAAAGGAAGAGGAGCAATtg GTATCTACGGGTCTGAGCGAAAAAATGAATCTGCCAAGAAACAAGCGTCGGATGACGAAGAGGAAAAAGAGTACAAGAAAAACTTGGCTCACTGGCGAAAAG atttGGTAGAGCCATCCtctaaaaagaagaaggttCAATATTTATATAGAACTACGGAAGAGGTAATCGAAGAAATGTCAAAAAGTGGTGTTCATAGAATGGCGCGTGAATACAG TGAAATTTCCAAAGCGAAAGTTATCGATATGACTGGTCGAGAACAACGCATACTTCAAGGCTATAGCGCACTGAGAACCAAGAAAACCGAAGAGCCAAACGACACCGAAACCGTTGCAGGAATTAAAAAAGACAAGTTTCAACTTGAAAAACTGTGTTACAATTTGGACACTCTGGTGGACCTTTGTGAACAT GAAATCATTCAGAACGCCAAAGAACTGTCATACAACCAAGATCAAATAGTGGCTATGGAGGCACAGATGAAAACCATGAGTGTTGAGGTTTCTAAAGAAATTACCCGTATGGAAATGCTTACTGCAATGCTGGGAGTTTTGGAGCAGCTTGAAATTAAACAAGCCGCAAACGAGCTAACTTTAGACTACCTCTGGGAACAGATAAGAAATTTGGAACAAAGCTATCCGGAAGAATATGTTTCATCTGATCTAGCCAACGTTACCCTGACTTATCTCATTCCACTAATGAAGTTACGTCTGTCTACCTACTGGCGTCCGTTGGATTCGAAATCTACAGATGAGGCTTGtcgtttaatttttcaacGATGGAGACCTATTCTAGAATTTTGCAACAAAACTCAGACTAACAG TAGGGGTGGTATTATTAGAAATGACAGTCGGATGGATCCTTATCATGGTTTATTATGGCATGCCTGGATGCCTGCATTCCGGGGGCTTGTGGGGCAGTGGACTTGCAAAAATGCAGACCCAATGGTTGACTTGATTGAGTCTTGGGAACAAATTTTACCAAACTGGATCATGGAGAATATTTTGGATCAACTAATTCTCCCTAGAATACAAAAAGAGGTAGACAGCTGGAATCCATTGACCGATCTTATTCCCATTCATGCATGGATACATCCTTGGCTTCCACGGCTGG GTTCGAAACTGGAAATCGTATACCCCAACATTCGGCATAAAATGTCTCAAGCCTTGGTGGCTTGGTCACCTTCCGACCAATCTGCGCG GTCCGTTTTATTACCGTGGGTTCCAGTCTTCTCTAAAGGTTCCATGGATGCTTTTCTTATTAAGAATATTTTACCAAAGTTACAAATTGCCATCACAAAGTGGGATATTAATCCCAGTCGACAAGAATTAG ATGTCTGGCATTGGATTATGAACTGGAAAGATCTCATGCCTGTACAGAGTCTTGTCCAGCTACTTGT TTCAAACTTTTTCCCGAAGTGGTTACAG GTTTTGGTTGCTTGGCTCAACCACCATCCAAACTATGAAGAAATTGTTGTTTGGTATACCGGTTGGAAGGCCTTGTTTCCTCCAGAAATTGCGCAAAACCCCGCTATTCAAG aacaattcacTAGGGCGCTGGATTTAATGAACCGTTCTTTGGCGGTCGGAGGTCAAGTGGATTTCACGCCGCCACCAGTACCGGTTATGACTCCTTTAGTAGCTGCTCCACTTCCCACAGTGGCTGAAACTGTAGTACCGCATGGCTTTCGTGAACTTGTTGAATATCGTTGCGCACAGCAAGGGATCTTATGCATTCCTCTCGTCAATCGATTTCAAGCTGGAAGGCCAATTTTCCGCGTTGGAAATGTTCTTTGCTATTTCGACCGACAG GTTGTATTCGTTTTGGTCAATGGTGTATGGACCCCTGTGACAGCCCAGCAGTTATTGGATATGGCAGTATTGTAA